A single Hippocampus zosterae strain Florida chromosome 17, ASM2543408v3, whole genome shotgun sequence DNA region contains:
- the gdpd3a gene encoding lysophospholipase D GDPD3a, protein MCGFWCVVLPALGGYTLASLYLLKNPHILHKRKCVSFYCTHISHRGGCGERIESTMEAFTHAVAQGTQMLELDCHLTRDGYVVVSHDENLLRQTGHDITISSVSVQDLPLYKERLELTFYRGHYSSGSDRTFTLLEDVFRKFPEIPISIEIKENNDQLIEKVSQLVKRYHREEITVWASVNSNILSKCRQTNAAMPYSFSLSRGVLLLLFFYSGLLPFVPLGESLLQFYLPRIMNRTFIPEKNILRNGLIVTLIEKLTMRKSLFKHLAARGIQVHLFVCNTEEHIRAAFEAGATGVMSDYPSLLSNYLLRNTREECESFTSEVHNTS, encoded by the exons ATGTGCGGGTTTTGGTGTGTCGTCCTCCCAGCGTTGGGAGGGTACACCCTCGCCTCCTTGTACCTGCTGAAGAACCCTCATATTCTTCATAAGAGGAAATGCGTGAGCTTCTACTGCACACACATCTCCCACAGAGGAG GATGTGGCGAGCGGATAGAAAGCACCATGGAGGCCTTCACTCA CGCAGTGGCGCAAGGAACGCAGATGTTGGAACTGGATTGTCACTTGACGCGCGACGGCTATGTGGTTGTGTCACATGACGAGAATCTTTTGAGGCAGACGGGCCATGACATCACCATCTCTTCAGTCAGCGTTcag GATTTACCTTTGTACAAGGAGAGGCTCGAGTTGACTTTTTATCGAG GTCACTACAGCAGTGGTTCCGACAGGACGTTTACTTTGCTGGAGGATGTGTTCAGAAAGTTCCCGGAAATCCCAATCAGTATTGAAATCAAAGAGAACAACGACCAGTTGATAGAAAAG GTGTCGCAGCTGGTTAAACGCTACCACAGGGAGGAGATCACCGTCTGGGCGTCTGTGAACTCAAACATTTTGAGCAAATGCCGTCAAACG AATGCAGCCATGCCGTACAGTTTTTCCTTATCCCGAGGTGTGCTACTGCTTCTCTTCTTCTACAGCGGCCTGCTGCCCTTTGTGCCGCTGGGAGAGAGTTTACTGCAGTTCTACCTGCCGCGTATCATGAACAG GACGTTTATTCCCgagaagaacattttgaggaacGGCTTGATTGTCACTTTAATAGAAAA ACTAACGATGAGGAAGAGTCTCTTTAAACATCTTGCAGCCCGGGGGATTCAG gtgcatttgtttgtgtgcaacACAGAAGAACACATAAGAGCAGCATTCGAAGCGGGGGCAACGGGGGTGATGAGTGACTACCCCTCGCTGCTGTCCAACTACCTCCTCAGAAACACTCGGGAGGAGTGTGAGTCGTTCACGTCTGAAGTCCACAATACTTCATAA